Proteins encoded by one window of Acetivibrio thermocellus ATCC 27405:
- a CDS encoding DUF4097 family beta strand repeat-containing protein: MSISEERMFILKMLEEGKITSEEAARLLEAIDPDKGTADSGSGFKAQQRKTNFADEVSKVRDKLNEWKKEFKKNYNQKDFERAVDEFSSKVEKLGKNLAYTTIGVADKLVDFISSFVETNSFNVFGKYKATNRVFEVPDVNEDMELNIEAINGHILVKKHMENKVIIRTTVKSPADNADEILDFSREENKVTLKCNKIGNISVSHEIFLPSVKVKNISLVTKNGKVYVEDSISENFEAVTSNSNVDLMGVNGDKINVSNKNGRINFGYIIGKDINIDAVNSVIEIRQIKTTNINASTRNGRIFIENVHNHNDDPNINMNLKTSSADIKVNMNDMEKRGYKIKAQTTHAEINLLIPEMTYRNISKQMSSNFVEADSDGYDDYINKVNIVAETTNGNIEIVK; this comes from the coding sequence ATGTCAATTAGTGAAGAAAGAATGTTTATACTTAAAATGCTGGAGGAAGGGAAAATTACAAGCGAGGAAGCGGCAAGACTTTTGGAGGCTATTGACCCTGATAAGGGAACGGCTGACAGTGGCAGTGGTTTTAAGGCCCAGCAAAGAAAAACCAATTTTGCCGATGAGGTATCCAAAGTAAGGGATAAGCTTAATGAATGGAAAAAAGAGTTCAAGAAGAATTACAACCAGAAAGACTTTGAAAGAGCGGTGGATGAATTCAGTTCCAAGGTGGAAAAGCTGGGTAAAAACCTTGCTTATACCACTATAGGTGTGGCTGACAAACTTGTGGATTTTATAAGCAGCTTTGTGGAAACAAATTCTTTTAACGTGTTTGGAAAGTACAAGGCAACAAACAGGGTTTTTGAAGTGCCTGATGTGAATGAAGACATGGAACTTAATATTGAGGCGATAAACGGGCACATTCTTGTTAAAAAACATATGGAAAATAAAGTTATAATCAGGACCACGGTAAAGAGCCCTGCTGACAATGCTGATGAAATCCTTGATTTTAGCCGGGAAGAGAACAAGGTGACTTTAAAGTGCAATAAAATCGGCAACATCAGCGTATCCCATGAAATATTCCTTCCGTCCGTTAAGGTTAAGAACATCAGCCTGGTTACCAAAAACGGCAAGGTATATGTGGAGGATTCAATATCTGAGAATTTTGAAGCGGTTACCAGCAACAGCAATGTTGACTTGATGGGCGTTAACGGCGACAAAATTAATGTTTCCAACAAAAACGGGCGAATTAACTTCGGTTATATTATCGGCAAGGACATTAATATTGACGCCGTAAACTCCGTTATAGAGATTAGACAGATAAAAACCACCAACATAAATGCCTCTACCAGGAACGGAAGAATATTTATTGAAAATGTACACAACCATAATGACGACCCGAATATAAATATGAATTTGAAGACATCGTCTGCGGATATCAAGGTTAATATGAACGATATGGAAAAGAGAGGATACAAAATCAAAGCTCAGACCACCCATGCGGAAATCAACCTCCTTATTCCTGAAATGACTTACCGCAACATAAGCAAGCAGATGAGCTCCAATTTCGTGGAGGCAGACAGCGACGGATATGATGATTATATAAACAAGGTAAATATTGTTGCGGAAACCACCAACGGCAATATTGAAATTGTAAAGTAA
- a CDS encoding DUF2089 domain-containing protein, with amino-acid sequence MGREALGKCPVCNNETTITRITCEKCNTTIEGRFDLCKFCRLTPEQKLFVDVFIKCRGNIKEVEKELGVSYPTVKNKLEDVANALGHKSEEAPVEETNRKEILDKLYEGEISVDEALELLKG; translated from the coding sequence ATGGGTAGGGAAGCACTTGGAAAATGCCCGGTTTGCAACAACGAAACCACGATAACAAGAATTACCTGCGAAAAATGCAATACAACAATAGAGGGACGTTTTGATTTGTGCAAGTTTTGCAGACTGACGCCGGAGCAGAAGTTGTTTGTGGATGTGTTTATCAAGTGCAGAGGCAACATCAAGGAAGTGGAAAAAGAACTGGGGGTTTCGTATCCCACGGTTAAAAATAAACTTGAAGATGTGGCAAATGCATTAGGACATAAGTCGGAAGAAGCACCTGTTGAGGAAACAAACAGAAAGGAAATTCTCGATAAATTGTACGAAGGAGAAATATCCGTAGATGAGGCACTGGAATTGCTAAAAGGCTGA
- a CDS encoding AAA family ATPase yields MLIKYVFQNFRSFKGKSELSMKAGRQRTLDENLIRENGLRILPSAVIYGANASGKSNIIMSLALMREIVLLGSVGTSHPYLNNFELYPFVHSIEQSPMLFEIEFINQGVHFLYSFEVMTKSFEKGNRRIVSEMLWINHNNKMMQIFERDLQRITINKDKRILSLIQYNENLLKEFENKINKNLDPTQLFLTHAFKTIVSNEIADKIIDFFKNKLLVISDFSLKKMSFTYTEEIPDKDFLAWNETIDVFVKSADFGPQRILFKSQKSDDQHSGDIQLVSIYKVGKHNVIIPAELMESRGTLKLLDFAIPFEGLFMEGGVFVLDEFDAAIHPELVKGIIALFNDQSINKKGAQLIFTTHNPIYLSNKIFRRDQIIFVEKDKDTFESTIYSLADFGSADVRNDQNYLINYFKGKYSSLPYIDFSKLFTKKAKEDV; encoded by the coding sequence ATGCTTATAAAATATGTATTTCAAAACTTTCGTTCCTTCAAAGGCAAAAGTGAACTTAGTATGAAAGCAGGAAGACAGCGCACTTTAGATGAAAACCTTATCCGCGAAAACGGACTGCGTATTCTTCCTTCTGCTGTCATATATGGCGCAAACGCCAGCGGAAAATCAAACATTATCATGTCCCTGGCACTAATGCGGGAAATTGTTTTATTAGGTTCTGTTGGAACTTCACACCCATATTTGAATAATTTTGAATTATATCCTTTTGTCCACAGCATTGAACAAAGTCCGATGTTGTTTGAAATTGAGTTCATAAACCAAGGAGTACATTTTCTTTACTCTTTTGAAGTCATGACCAAATCATTTGAAAAAGGAAATCGTCGAATTGTATCGGAAATGCTGTGGATAAATCACAATAATAAAATGATGCAAATTTTTGAACGAGATCTCCAGCGAATTACCATCAATAAGGATAAGAGAATACTTTCTCTTATACAGTATAACGAAAATTTATTGAAAGAATTCGAGAATAAAATCAATAAAAATCTTGACCCGACACAGCTGTTTTTGACACATGCTTTTAAGACCATTGTCAGCAACGAAATTGCCGATAAAATAATTGATTTTTTCAAAAACAAGCTGCTTGTAATAAGCGATTTTAGTCTAAAAAAAATGAGCTTTACATATACAGAAGAAATACCGGATAAAGATTTTTTGGCATGGAACGAGACAATTGACGTTTTTGTAAAAAGTGCGGATTTTGGACCTCAGCGAATCCTGTTTAAATCTCAAAAATCAGATGACCAGCATTCTGGCGATATCCAGCTTGTTTCAATATATAAAGTTGGTAAGCACAATGTGATAATTCCTGCAGAATTGATGGAATCCAGGGGAACTTTGAAGCTTTTGGATTTTGCCATTCCCTTTGAAGGCTTGTTCATGGAGGGAGGCGTATTCGTGCTGGATGAATTCGACGCTGCAATTCATCCTGAATTGGTCAAAGGTATAATTGCTCTTTTCAACGATCAATCGATAAATAAAAAAGGAGCTCAGCTTATTTTTACCACACATAATCCTATTTATCTTAGTAACAAAATATTTCGACGTGATCAGATTATATTTGTTGAAAAGGACAAAGATACTTTTGAAAGTACTATTTATTCATTGGCTGATTTCGGCTCCGCTGATGTCAGAAATGACCAAAATTATCTGATTAATTATTTTAAAGGAAAATACAGTTCACTTCCGTACATCGATTTCTCCAAGCTTTTCACCAAAAAAGCAAAGGAGGATGTATAG